From the Argopecten irradians isolate NY chromosome 13, Ai_NY, whole genome shotgun sequence genome, one window contains:
- the LOC138305775 gene encoding uncharacterized protein has protein sequence MTRQLTKDDVEYLRQFYYTLDNPAAFSGPRKLYKALKGSYSYGQIKQFLQNEDAYSLQKPVRHKYRRQRVIVTHIDEECQADLLDVRNLAKHNDKIQYLLVVIDIFSKFLWIQPLSDKKSKSIVEALKKIFADGRIPEKFYSDKGSEFENRWVKGYLDSQNVRFFTSQNTEVKSPHKIRRRSYQEQWTTELFKISQRFRQQGIPMYTVKDFQDKSIEGTFYQSELQKVQKEEDELWKISKVLKKRKRNGKIEYLVQFEGWPKQFNQYVPEEEIKTLD, from the exons ATGACGAGACAGTTGACAAAAGACGATGTAGAATATCTGAGACAATTTTATTACACTTTAGACAATCCAGCAGCTTTCAGTGGTCCACGGAAATTGTATAAGGCACTTAAAGGTTCATATAGTTACGGGCAGATCAAACAGTTTCTTCAGAACGAGGATGCGTATTCATTACAGAAACCAGTCCGACACAAATATAGAAGGCAACGGGTCATTGTCACTCACATCGACGAAGAATGCCAAGCCGATCTCCTAGACGTCCGGAACCTGGCAAAACACAATGATAAAATTCAGTATTTGTTAGTGGTCATCGATATCTTTTCCAAGTTTCTTTGGATACAACCATTATCAGATAAAAAGTCAAAGAGTATCGTTGAGGCCTTAAAAAAGATATTTGCCGATGGACGTATTCCTGAGAAGTTTTATTCGGATAAAGGGAGTGAATTTGAAAACAGATGGGTCAAAGGTTATCTCGATTCACAAAATGTGCGTTTTTTTACCTCACAAAATACGGAGGTAAAATCACCTCACAAAATACGGAG GAGATCCTATCAAGAACAGTGGACGACGGAGTTGTTTAAAATCAGCCAAAGATTTCGACAACAGGGTATTCCCATGTACACGGTCAAAGACTTCCAAGACAAATCTATTGAAGGGACCTTTTACCAATCAGAATTACAGAAGGTACAAAAGGAAGAGGATGAACTATGGAAGATCTCTAAAGTTTTAAAGAAACGCAAACGGAACGGAAAAATAGAGTACCTAGTACAGTTCGAAGGGTGGCCTAAACAATTCAATCAATACGTACCCGAGGAGGAAATAAAAACACTCGACTAA
- the LOC138305776 gene encoding uncharacterized protein F54H12.2-like codes for MALLSTTTFQEMQPKELDLFTIPHTQTAVEEIFYQDCRSISQVSGQSPIEFHLSGQNGMEYLDLSRSRLYVRCKIRASDGSDLIADEKVGPINLFLQSLWSQIDVTLQGKLITSTNNHYPYKAMMQTLLNYGDDCKQTQLTSQLFSKDTPGSMEETNPNGANSGFYERSTFTNQSKSVDMEGTLFQDIFKINRYILNQVDVGLKLYRSSSSFCLLSEELNPNYEVIIENIVLRACKVRSNPAIIYGHAEALQKMNAKYPYDKSEIKVMSVPQGQLSVSWDNIFQGGRPNKIIMGLVSTQALSGSYSLNPYNFKNYDVRQITLLCDGVPVGGGPLKVNYSKNQGETIIPAYISLCLFV; via the coding sequence ATGGCATTGCTATCTACGACAACCTTTCAAGAAATGCAGCCTAAAGAGTTAGATCTGTTTACGATTCCTCACACACAGACTGCCGTTGAAGAGATTTTTTATCAGGATTGTCGATCCATATCTCAAGTGTCCGGCCAGTCTCCGATTGAATTTCATCTATCTGGACAGAATGGGATGGAATATTTAGATTTATCCCGCTCTCGTTTATACGTGAGATGTAAAATCAGAGCAAGTGATGGTAGTGATCTCATAGCAGACGAAAAAGTGGGACCCATCAATTTATTTCTGCAGAGTCTCTGGAGTCAGATCGATGTCACATTACAAGGAAAACTCATTACTTCCACCAATAACCATTATCCCTACAAAGCTATGATGCAAACTCTACTGAATTATGGTGATGACTGTAAACAGACTCAGCTTACCTCACAACTATTCTCCAAAGACACACCAGGATCTATGGAAGAGACCAACCCCAATGGAGCAAATAGTGGATTTTACGAGCGCAGTACTTTTACTAACCAAAGCAAATCTGTCGACATGGAGGGAACTTTGTTTCAGGATATATTCAAGATTAATCGCTACATTTTGAATCAAGTCGATGTAGGATTAAAATTATATAGGAGTTCTTCAAGTTTCTGCCTCTTATCCGAGGAATTGAACCCTAACTACGAAGTCATCATCGAAAATATCGTACTGAGAGCTTGCAAAGTCAGATCGAACCCAGCCATCATTTACGGTCATGCCGAAGCATTGCAAAAGATGAATGCCAAGTACCCGTACGACAAATCGGAAATCAAAGTCATGTCTGTACCACAAGGACAATTGAGTGTATCCTGGGACAACATTTTTCAAGGGGGTAGACCCAATAAAATCATCATGGGATTGGTAAGCACACAAGCCCTTTCCGGAAGTTATTCACTGAATCCCTACAACTTTAAAAACTACGACGTGCGACAGATCACTCTACTATGCGATGGTGTACCCGTGGGTGGAGGACCATTGAAAGTGAACTATAGTAAAAACCAGGGTGAAACCATCATTCCGGCCTACATCagtctttgtttgtttgtttga